In the genome of Cryptomeria japonica chromosome 8, Sugi_1.0, whole genome shotgun sequence, one region contains:
- the LOC131064681 gene encoding ATP synthase subunit alpha, chloroplastic-like: MVTIRPDEINSIIRKQIEQYNNEVQVVNIGIVLQVGDGIARIHGLDKVMAGELVEFVDGTVGIALNLESDNVGVVLMGDGLMIQEGSSVRVTGKIAQIPVSDAYLGRVVNALARPIDGKGKISSFKSRLIKSPAPGIISRRFVYEPLQTGLIAIDSMIPIGRGQQELIIGDRQTGKMAVATDTIINQKDQNVICVYVAIGQKASSLAQVVNTFEDRGAMEYTIVVAETVDSPATLQYLAPYTGAALAEYFMYKEQHTLIIYDDLSKQAQAYRQMSLLLRRPPGREAYPGDVFYLHSCLLERVAKLNSQLGGGSLIALPIVETQAGDVSAYIPTNVISITDGQIFLSTVLFNAGIQPAINVGLFVSRVGSAAQMKAMKQVAGKLKLELAQLVELEAFAQFASDLDKATQDQLARGQRLRELLKQSQSDPLTVEGQIAMIYTGTNGYLDALDIVQVKKFILKLCEYLVKNKPQFGEIIRSTGILTEQAEGLLKEAIQ, translated from the coding sequence ATGGTAACTATTCGACCCGATGAAATCAATAGTATAATACGTAAACAGATTGAACAATATAATAACGAGGTCCAAGTTGTTAATATTGGTATTGTACTTCAAGTAGGGGATGGCATTGCTCGTATTCATGGTCTTGATAAAGTAATGGCAGGGGAATTAGTAGAATTCGTAGATGGTACAGTAGGTATTGCCCTAAATCTAGAATCAGATAATGTTGGAGTTGTATTAATGGGTGATGGCTTGATGATACAAGAGGGCAGTTCCGTAAGAGTAACAGGAAAAATTGCTCAGATACCAGTAAGTGATGCTTATTTGGGTCGAGTTGTAAATGCGCTAGCTCGACCTATTGATGGTAAGGGGAAGATTTCATCTTTCAAATCTCGATTGATCAAATCTCCCGCCCCAGGTATTATTTCAAGACGTTTTGTATATGAACCTCTTCAAACGGGTCTTATTGCTATTGATTCTATGATCCCTATAGGACGCGGTCAGCAAGAATTGATTATTGGGGACAGGCAGACCGGTAAGATGGCAGTAGCTACAGATACGATTATAAATCAAAAAGATCAGAATGTAATATGTGTTTATGTCGCTATTGGCCAAAAAGCTTCTTCCCTAGCTCAGGTAGTTAATACCTTTGAAGACCGTGGCGCAATGGAGTATACCATTGTGGTAGCGGAAACTGTGGATTCTCCTGCTACATTACAATATCTTGCTCCTTATACAGGAGCAGCTTTAGCTGAATACTTTATGTATAAAGAACAACATACATTAATCATTTATGATGATCTTTCCAAACAAGCACAAGCTTATCGACAAATGTCTCTTCTATTAAGAAGACCCCCTGGCCGGGAAGCTTATCCAGGAGATGTTTTCTATTTACATTCTTGTTTATTAGAAAGAGTAGCTAAATTAAATTCTCAGTTAGGTGGAGGGAGTTTGATTGCTTTACCAATAGTGGAGACTCAAGCTGGAGATGTCTCAGCTTATATTCCAACTAACGTAATTTCCATTACCGATGGGCAAATCTTCTTATCAACTGTTCTATTCAATGCAGGAATTCAACCTGCCATTAATGTAGGTCTTTTCGTATCTAGAGTAGGATCCGCAGCTCAGATGAAAGCTATGAAACAAGTAGctggaaaattaaaattagaattagctCAACTTGTAGAGTTAGAAGCTTTTGCACAATTCGCTTCTGATCTTGATAAAGCTACACAAGATCAATTGGCAAGAGGTCAACGATTACGCGAATTGCTCAAACAATCTCAATCGGATCCTTTAACAGTGGAAGGACAAATAGCTATGATTTATACTGGAACGAATGGATATCTAGATGCATTAGATATCGTACAAGTTAAAAAATTTATCCTTAAGTTGTGCGAGTATTTAGTAAAAAATAAACCCCAGTTTGGAGAAATTATACGTTCTACTGGGATATTGACGGAACAAGCAGAAGGCCTTTTAAAAGAAGCTATTCAATAA